In Sporosarcina sp. PTS2304, a genomic segment contains:
- a CDS encoding L-cystine transporter codes for MNTFLLILNIAGLLLLVGLLYTMNRKKISFSKRVFTGLGLGIGYGLILHFAYGTESEILKQSMPWFNLIGIGYVKLLQMIVMPLVFISILAAFTKVTIGKNFGKMAGTILGMLVGTTAIAAVIGISVTLLFGLDASTIVQGEAEVARGVSIEANYETVADVTLPEKLIDLLPANPFLDFTGARPTSTIGVVIFAAFLGFAYLAITRRDEENAVTVKKGIDAIYALIMGVVRIVLRLTPYGILAIIARTVATSDFAAIYSLGKFVLASYVALLVMFGIHLLIITLSGLNPVTYVKKVGEALIFAFTSRSSAGTLPLTIHAQTNRLGVPEGIANFSGSFGLSIGQNGCAGIYPAMLAVMIAPSVGQNPLDPTFLLTLIAIVAVSSFGVAGVGGGATFAAILVLSALNLPVALAGLLISVEPLIDMGRTAVNVSGSITAGVTTARVTGELDTNMYNESLEKQTAEA; via the coding sequence ATGAATACTTTTTTACTTATTTTGAATATTGCGGGGCTGTTATTGCTCGTCGGTTTGTTATATACAATGAATCGTAAAAAGATTTCATTTTCAAAACGTGTATTTACTGGGCTTGGGCTCGGGATTGGTTATGGACTTATTTTACATTTTGCTTACGGAACAGAGTCTGAAATTCTTAAGCAGTCGATGCCGTGGTTTAATCTGATCGGGATCGGCTATGTTAAATTATTGCAGATGATTGTCATGCCGCTTGTATTTATTTCGATTTTGGCGGCTTTTACGAAAGTGACGATCGGGAAGAACTTTGGGAAAATGGCGGGTACGATTTTGGGTATGCTCGTCGGGACAACTGCGATTGCTGCGGTGATAGGGATTTCGGTTACGCTGTTATTTGGACTGGATGCTTCTACTATTGTACAAGGGGAAGCAGAAGTGGCGCGTGGGGTTTCTATCGAAGCAAACTATGAAACTGTTGCAGATGTAACGTTACCTGAAAAGCTCATTGATTTACTACCGGCTAATCCTTTCTTAGATTTCACAGGAGCACGTCCGACTTCCACAATTGGAGTCGTGATTTTTGCGGCGTTCCTTGGATTTGCTTACTTGGCAATTACGAGAAGAGATGAAGAAAATGCGGTTACGGTGAAAAAAGGGATTGATGCGATTTACGCGTTGATCATGGGTGTTGTGCGAATCGTGCTACGTTTGACGCCGTATGGTATTTTAGCGATTATTGCTCGAACTGTAGCAACATCTGACTTTGCGGCAATTTACAGCCTTGGGAAGTTTGTGCTAGCTTCTTATGTCGCTCTACTAGTAATGTTTGGTATTCATTTACTCATTATTACATTATCAGGGTTGAATCCTGTGACGTATGTGAAAAAAGTGGGGGAAGCGCTAATATTCGCTTTTACATCCCGTTCAAGTGCGGGGACGTTGCCGTTAACGATTCACGCACAAACAAACCGCTTAGGTGTTCCTGAAGGAATCGCAAACTTTTCCGGTTCATTCGGTTTATCCATCGGGCAAAACGGCTGTGCTGGTATTTACCCGGCGATGCTTGCGGTTATGATCGCTCCGTCAGTTGGACAAAATCCACTTGATCCGACATTTTTACTAACATTAATTGCAATTGTAGCGGTTAGTTCATTTGGTGTGGCGGGTGTCGGAGGAGGCGCAACGTTTGCGGCCATTCTTGTCTTGTCAGCGCTCAATCTCCCTGTCGCACTTGCGGGATTATTGATTTCTGTTGAACCATTGATTGACATGGGTCGTACAGCAGTCAATGTTAGTGGCTCGATTACAGCGGGTGTTACAACAGCTCGCGTAACTGGTGAACTCGATACAAATATGTACAATGAATCACTTGAAAAACAAACAGCAGAAGCGTAA
- a CDS encoding DPP IV N-terminal domain-containing protein, with amino-acid sequence MSKSPVTIEDMFETKSITNPVLAPDDKGAVFIVTELNEQDNNYYSAIHYVNLETKSVTQWTFGKQKVSSPKWSADGQMVAFLSNRTETNQLYVLKVTGGEARQLTDVKHSIDSFEWSPCGQKIWCSGTVKFGETFASTEQAEDKFSQSIRITRMKYEADRIGVVPQDEWTQIGWVDLATENITDFTTEPFHHSLEAVSSDGKQLVMGVNRAEHDDHDVSTPLILVDIETKDEMILCDAQGYVGQVHFSKDDRYIAYVGSDLTHINATQADVFVYDEADGLTMNMTAALDAPVGNESIAVHLQQAAAPGVVWTEDEQLYFQLSVMGDVRLYAATLDGAMYPATGEDEHVYGYDVSSTGEFALLTVSTPTHPGELYYQTIATGERIALTSLNERWLNKAKPDTFHYSNSEIDLEGWLMRPTEYDENTDYPVKEIIGWFERYL; translated from the coding sequence ATGAGTAAAAGCCCGGTAACGATAGAAGATATGTTTGAAACAAAATCAATAACGAATCCTGTACTGGCTCCGGATGACAAAGGAGCAGTTTTCATAGTGACGGAATTGAATGAACAAGACAACAACTATTATTCGGCCATTCATTACGTGAACTTGGAGACGAAGAGCGTCACGCAATGGACGTTCGGCAAACAAAAAGTCAGCTCACCGAAATGGTCGGCAGACGGTCAGATGGTAGCATTTCTGTCCAATCGTACAGAAACAAACCAATTGTACGTCCTAAAAGTAACTGGTGGAGAAGCCCGTCAGTTGACAGATGTAAAACATAGCATTGATTCGTTTGAATGGTCACCGTGCGGACAGAAAATTTGGTGTAGTGGGACAGTGAAATTTGGTGAAACATTCGCATCTACAGAACAGGCAGAAGACAAGTTCTCACAGTCGATCCGCATCACACGGATGAAATATGAAGCGGATCGAATCGGCGTAGTGCCGCAAGACGAATGGACACAAATTGGCTGGGTGGATCTAGCGACTGAGAACATCACCGACTTTACTACGGAACCGTTTCACCATTCATTAGAAGCGGTGTCGTCTGATGGTAAACAGCTTGTAATGGGAGTCAACCGCGCGGAACATGATGATCATGATGTGAGCACCCCGCTCATTTTAGTGGATATCGAAACCAAAGATGAGATGATATTATGTGATGCACAAGGCTATGTTGGTCAAGTCCACTTTTCCAAAGATGACCGGTATATCGCCTATGTCGGATCTGATTTGACGCATATAAATGCTACGCAAGCAGATGTATTTGTATACGATGAAGCAGACGGGCTGACGATGAATATGACAGCGGCTCTCGATGCACCTGTTGGGAATGAGAGTATTGCCGTTCACTTACAGCAAGCAGCAGCGCCCGGTGTAGTATGGACGGAAGATGAACAGCTGTACTTTCAACTGTCTGTTATGGGAGATGTCCGGTTATACGCGGCCACGCTTGACGGTGCTATGTATCCTGCGACAGGAGAAGATGAGCATGTGTATGGATATGATGTATCGTCCACTGGAGAGTTTGCGCTATTGACAGTGAGTACACCGACACATCCAGGCGAATTATATTACCAGACGATCGCGACGGGTGAACGAATCGCACTTACTTCATTGAATGAACGATGGTTGAACAAAGCGAAGCCGGACACTTTTCATTATTCAAACAGCGAAATAGATTTGGAGGGGTGGCTCATGCGGCCGACAGAGTATGATGAAAACACCGATTATCCAGTAAAAGAAATTATCGGGTGGTTTGAACGCTATCTTTAA
- a CDS encoding flagellin: MRIHSSENIAFSTNRTQRNATDMEKTLMKLSTGSKVATASQSASGLAISETMRAQIKGLSQAQRNMQDGLSVLELSNEGLNNINDLLQRGREMAVAAANDTLTDDDRKSSTMELDQIMQAINDTAGKLEFNTMKILGGDNPLNLQVGANPGQKMTIGDIDVSTSALGLDGASIATRQDASELISTLDKAIETISGQLTKVGSEMSGIEHHLENALVFEGNITQSLSMLADTDMAKEMMNFVQQDIRQKGDQMLIKSVNNNLQDAVSLLK; this comes from the coding sequence AGACGCTCATGAAGCTCAGTACCGGTTCAAAAGTAGCGACCGCCAGCCAAAGTGCATCAGGTCTAGCCATTTCTGAAACGATGCGTGCTCAAATCAAGGGACTTTCCCAAGCGCAACGCAATATGCAAGACGGTCTTTCTGTACTCGAATTGTCCAACGAAGGGTTAAACAATATTAACGACTTACTCCAACGTGGACGAGAAATGGCAGTAGCCGCCGCCAACGATACGTTAACAGACGACGATCGCAAATCCAGTACGATGGAACTCGATCAAATTATGCAGGCGATCAACGACACAGCGGGAAAACTGGAATTCAACACAATGAAGATTCTCGGCGGTGACAATCCACTCAATTTGCAAGTCGGTGCCAATCCAGGTCAAAAAATGACCATTGGCGACATCGACGTCAGCACATCAGCACTCGGCTTGGACGGCGCATCGATCGCTACTCGACAAGACGCCTCCGAACTCATCTCTACTCTCGACAAAGCGATTGAAACTATTAGCGGTCAGCTAACGAAAGTAGGGTCAGAAATGAGCGGAATTGAGCACCATTTAGAAAACGCTCTTGTGTTTGAAGGCAATATCACTCAATCACTTTCCATGCTGGCTGATACAGACATGGCAAAGGAAATGATGAATTTTGTCCAGCAAGATATTCGTCAAAAAGGTGATCAAATGCTGATTAAGTCTGTGAATAATAATTTGCAAGACGCTGTGTCACTTTTGAAATAA
- a CDS encoding fatty acid--CoA ligase family protein has product MNLVSSVHDTAQTNPEKIAYRFMGQDTTYAEFDRSVSIFASALKGLGVKEGDKVAFLLGNTPHYLISLYATMRIGATAVPINPLYTPDEISFILENSDAKAVIALDQLLPLVEVASQAFPTIENYIICEMSADVGEKLAALSDSVQVKVHPFTKLMKQSTPVVEMPTIDENESAIILYTSGTTGHPKGAMLTHKNIYSNARDVGNYLGFSADDRIVATLPLFHVFALTVVANAPLLKGATILLEPRFSPGDIFTLIREQKATVFAGVPTMYNFLYQYPEGKTEDFETIRLSISGGSSLPVSLLHDFEEKYQVRVSEGYGLSEASPVTCFNPLDRERVPGSIGTNIMNVENKVVNEMGEELPNNEVGELIVRGPNVMKGYYKQPEETAAAIRDGWLYTGDLARRDENGYFYIVDRKKDLVIVGGFNVYPREVEEVLFSHREIVEAAVVGVPDANFGEEVHAYVVLTEGSEATEQSLQEFCAKRLVKYKVPKHIEFLDELPKNTTGKILRRSLKNHVNS; this is encoded by the coding sequence ATGAATTTAGTTTCTAGCGTTCACGACACTGCCCAGACAAACCCCGAAAAAATAGCCTATCGTTTTATGGGACAGGATACTACCTACGCGGAGTTTGACCGATCCGTTTCGATATTTGCTTCAGCACTTAAGGGATTAGGAGTGAAAGAAGGAGATAAGGTAGCTTTTTTGCTCGGGAACACACCACATTATTTAATTTCATTGTATGCTACGATGAGAATCGGAGCGACGGCTGTGCCGATCAATCCATTATATACTCCTGACGAAATATCTTTTATTTTGGAAAACAGCGATGCCAAAGCGGTCATTGCACTCGATCAGTTATTACCGCTCGTTGAAGTAGCGAGTCAAGCGTTTCCGACTATTGAAAACTATATCATTTGTGAAATGAGTGCGGACGTTGGCGAGAAGCTGGCCGCTCTATCAGACTCTGTGCAAGTGAAAGTACATCCGTTTACCAAACTTATGAAGCAATCAACACCAGTAGTAGAAATGCCGACAATTGACGAAAATGAAAGCGCTATCATATTATACACATCCGGTACAACGGGACATCCAAAAGGAGCGATGTTAACGCATAAAAATATTTACTCGAATGCGCGTGACGTCGGAAATTACTTAGGTTTTTCAGCAGATGACCGGATCGTAGCAACACTTCCGCTATTCCACGTGTTTGCGTTAACTGTCGTTGCGAATGCCCCGTTGCTAAAAGGTGCAACCATATTACTTGAGCCGCGCTTTAGCCCGGGAGACATATTCACATTGATTCGCGAACAAAAAGCAACGGTATTTGCGGGAGTTCCGACGATGTACAACTTCCTCTATCAGTACCCTGAAGGGAAAACAGAAGACTTTGAAACGATTCGATTGTCTATCTCAGGCGGCTCGTCGTTGCCGGTTTCTTTATTGCATGATTTTGAAGAGAAGTATCAAGTTCGCGTATCGGAAGGGTACGGCTTATCCGAAGCATCGCCCGTCACTTGTTTCAATCCGCTAGATCGGGAGCGTGTACCCGGATCAATTGGAACGAATATTATGAATGTGGAAAATAAAGTCGTCAACGAAATGGGCGAAGAACTTCCTAATAATGAAGTGGGAGAATTAATCGTTCGTGGACCGAATGTTATGAAAGGCTATTATAAGCAACCGGAAGAAACGGCCGCTGCAATACGGGATGGCTGGCTCTATACAGGGGATCTTGCACGGCGAGATGAAAACGGTTACTTTTATATCGTAGATCGCAAGAAAGACTTGGTCATCGTCGGTGGATTCAACGTCTATCCTCGTGAAGTGGAGGAAGTTTTATTTAGTCACCGGGAGATTGTGGAAGCTGCGGTAGTAGGAGTACCTGACGCGAACTTCGGCGAAGAAGTTCATGCGTATGTAGTGCTTACAGAAGGTTCGGAAGCGACAGAACAATCGTTACAAGAATTTTGTGCAAAACGTCTTGTAAAATATAAAGTGCCTAAACATATTGAGTTTTTAGATGAACTTCCGAAAAATACGACAGGTAAAATTTTACGTCGTTCGTTGAAAAATCATGTGAATAGCTAA
- a CDS encoding late competence development ComFB family protein — MKVHNIMEVVVVDVLKKYKDQLHMPCTCEQCMNDVLAMTLNHLKPQYIVKDSNSAYVRALHEADRQGSTAILTKVAWAARVVAENPRCDKLRGPSE; from the coding sequence ATGAAGGTGCATAACATTATGGAAGTTGTTGTGGTGGATGTACTGAAGAAGTATAAAGACCAACTGCATATGCCGTGTACGTGTGAGCAGTGCATGAATGATGTGCTTGCGATGACGTTAAATCATTTGAAGCCGCAGTATATTGTGAAGGATTCGAATAGTGCGTATGTGCGTGCGCTGCATGAGGCTGACCGTCAAGGTTCGACTGCTATTTTGACGAAGGTTGCTTGGGCGGCTCGGGTCGTGGCAGAGAATCCGCGGTGTGATAAGTTGAGAGGTCCTTCCGAATGA
- the aspA gene encoding aspartate ammonia-lyase: MVEETLYRIEKDFIGEKKVPHNAYYGIQTLRAAENFPITGYRVNRDLIRAIAIVKKSAAQANRDIGQLDENLADAIIQASEEVINGALRDQFLVDPIQGGAGTSVNMNANEVIANRALEILGHKKGEYDIISPNSHVNMAQSTNDAFPTAIHIATLMKVDKLLGVMESLHKTFLKKSIEFQSVLKMGRTHLQDAVPIRLGQEFEAYAMVLRRDIERVRVSRVYLYEINMGATAVGTGLNADPLYIEKVATYLSENSGFELKSSTHLVDATQNTDSYVQVSAALRGTMLNMSKVCNDLRLMASGPRTGLNEISLPARQPGSSIMPGKVNPVMAEVMNQVSFQVVGNDMTIALASEAGQFELNVMEPVLVFNLLQSLKIMTNVFGAFRDYCLDGITANVEHLEEYVEKSIGVITAINPHVGYEVASQIAKEALLSNKSIRELCIEKNVLTKEELDQILHPFEMTKPGISGKELLKKKIILSK; encoded by the coding sequence ATGGTAGAAGAGACGCTGTATAGAATTGAGAAAGACTTTATTGGAGAAAAGAAGGTTCCGCACAACGCTTACTATGGTATTCAGACATTACGGGCTGCTGAAAACTTTCCCATTACAGGCTATCGTGTAAACCGGGATCTAATCCGTGCGATTGCGATTGTTAAAAAATCTGCAGCACAAGCAAACCGTGACATTGGCCAATTGGATGAAAATTTAGCAGATGCGATTATTCAAGCGTCTGAAGAAGTAATAAACGGTGCGTTACGTGACCAATTTTTAGTCGATCCAATTCAAGGAGGAGCAGGGACTTCGGTGAACATGAATGCCAATGAAGTCATTGCGAATCGAGCGCTTGAAATTCTCGGTCATAAAAAAGGGGAATACGACATTATCAGTCCGAACTCCCACGTCAATATGGCGCAGTCCACAAATGATGCGTTCCCTACAGCAATTCATATCGCAACGTTGATGAAAGTAGATAAATTATTAGGCGTTATGGAATCGCTTCATAAAACATTCTTGAAAAAATCTATCGAATTCCAATCGGTTTTGAAAATGGGTCGTACCCACTTGCAAGATGCTGTTCCGATTCGTCTCGGACAAGAATTTGAAGCGTATGCGATGGTGTTACGCCGCGATATCGAGCGTGTCCGTGTATCCCGTGTCTATTTATATGAGATTAATATGGGAGCGACTGCGGTCGGAACTGGCTTGAACGCAGATCCATTATATATTGAAAAAGTAGCAACGTATTTATCAGAGAACAGCGGATTCGAATTGAAGTCTTCTACGCATTTAGTAGATGCTACACAAAATACGGATTCTTACGTTCAAGTATCTGCTGCACTGCGCGGAACGATGTTGAATATGTCTAAAGTATGTAATGACTTGCGTCTAATGGCTTCCGGTCCACGTACAGGGCTGAATGAAATTTCATTGCCGGCAAGACAGCCAGGTTCTTCGATCATGCCAGGTAAAGTGAATCCAGTCATGGCGGAAGTGATGAACCAAGTGTCGTTCCAAGTCGTTGGAAATGATATGACGATTGCATTGGCTTCAGAAGCAGGACAGTTTGAGTTAAACGTAATGGAGCCTGTGCTTGTCTTTAACTTATTGCAGTCACTGAAAATCATGACGAATGTCTTCGGTGCATTCCGTGACTATTGTTTGGATGGCATCACAGCGAACGTTGAGCACTTGGAAGAATATGTAGAGAAGAGTATCGGTGTCATTACAGCGATTAATCCGCACGTCGGCTATGAAGTAGCATCACAAATTGCGAAAGAGGCGTTGTTGTCGAACAAGTCGATTCGTGAGTTGTGTATTGAGAAGAATGTGTTGACGAAGGAAGAGCTGGATCAGATTTTGCATCCGTTTGAAATGACGAAGCCGGGTATTTCGGGTAAAGAGTTATTGAAAAAGAAAATCATTTTATCGAAGTAA